The following coding sequences are from one Epilithonimonas vandammei window:
- a CDS encoding response regulator transcription factor: MNRKKILLVDDEQDILEIISYNLEKEGYHVFTASNGNEGIAKAKEILPDLILLDVMMPEKDGIETCQELRKIKELQKTLIVFLSARSEEFSQLAGYQAGANDYIVKLIKPKVLVSKVAALLQLGAQSQENSNYIEIGDLIIDKDNFKVSKGKEEFLLPKKEFDLLYLLASNTDKVFKREEILEKVWGNDVIVGERTIDVHIRRLREKLGINTIQTLKGIGYKLVV, from the coding sequence ATGAATCGTAAAAAAATCCTTTTAGTTGATGATGAGCAAGACATCCTAGAGATCATCTCATATAATTTGGAAAAAGAAGGCTACCATGTTTTTACTGCAAGCAACGGAAATGAAGGTATTGCAAAAGCAAAAGAAATCTTACCAGACCTTATTCTTCTGGATGTAATGATGCCAGAAAAAGATGGTATAGAAACATGCCAGGAGCTAAGAAAAATTAAAGAACTACAAAAAACCCTCATTGTATTCTTATCTGCAAGAAGCGAAGAGTTTTCTCAATTGGCAGGTTATCAGGCAGGAGCAAATGATTATATCGTAAAACTCATTAAACCAAAAGTTTTAGTATCGAAAGTAGCAGCGCTTTTGCAGTTGGGTGCACAATCCCAGGAGAATTCTAATTATATCGAAATCGGCGACCTGATCATTGATAAAGATAATTTTAAAGTATCAAAAGGAAAAGAAGAATTTTTACTTCCAAAAAAGGAGTTTGACCTGCTTTATCTGCTTGCTTCCAATACTGACAAAGTTTTCAAAAGAGAAGAAATCCTTGAAAAAGTTTGGGGAAATGATGTGATTGTAGGCGAACGGACTATTGATGTTCACATCAGAAGGCTGAGAGAAAAACTGGGAATCAATACAATCCAGACACTCAAAGGAATTGGTTATAAATTAGTAGTTTAG
- a CDS encoding glutamine--tRNA ligase/YqeY domain fusion protein, translating into MEEEKKSLNFIEQIIEDDLENGLDSGKLRFRFPPEPNGYLHIGHTKAICINFGLGEKYNAPVNLRFDDTNPEKEEQEFVDSIKKDVEWLGFEWDKECYASDYFQQLYDWAVELIKQGKAYVDEQPSEDITAQRKNPFEPGIESPFRNRPVEESIALFEKMKNGEFDEGAMSLRAKIDMTSPNMNMRDPVMYRILKRPHHRTGDSWKIYPMYDWAHGESDYLEQVSHSLCSLEFENHRPLYEWYLNQVYEQGKVAPKQREFARMNVSYMVTSKRKLQRLVAEGVTTGWDDPRMPTISGLRRKGYTPHSIRNFIDRVGVAKRENLIDIQLLEFSVREDLNKIATRVMAVVNPVKLIIENYPDDKEEWLETENNPEDQNAGTRQVPFSKELYIEKEDFQEEADKKFFRLKLGGEVRLKSGYIIKAERVEKNDKGEITTIFATYDEDSRSGSGTEASLRKVKGTLHWVSAKHALPIEIRTYERLFTSEQPDAEKDVDFIEFINPQSLRVSYGFAEPSLKDATLEDHFQFQRIGYYIKDRDSSDEQLVFNRTVTLKDGYKP; encoded by the coding sequence ATGGAAGAAGAAAAAAAATCACTCAATTTTATTGAACAAATCATAGAAGATGATTTGGAAAATGGCTTGGATTCCGGAAAATTACGTTTTCGATTTCCGCCAGAACCAAACGGTTATCTTCACATAGGTCATACAAAAGCGATCTGCATCAATTTTGGTTTAGGAGAAAAATACAATGCTCCTGTCAATCTTCGTTTTGATGACACCAATCCGGAAAAAGAAGAACAGGAATTTGTAGATTCTATTAAGAAAGATGTAGAATGGCTTGGTTTTGAGTGGGATAAAGAATGTTATGCCTCAGACTACTTTCAGCAGTTATATGACTGGGCTGTAGAACTTATCAAACAAGGAAAAGCTTATGTAGATGAACAACCTTCCGAAGATATAACAGCTCAGAGGAAAAATCCTTTTGAACCAGGTATAGAATCGCCATTCAGAAATCGCCCGGTAGAAGAGAGCATAGCGCTTTTTGAAAAAATGAAAAATGGCGAATTCGACGAGGGTGCAATGAGTCTTCGTGCAAAAATCGATATGACATCTCCTAATATGAATATGCGTGACCCTGTTATGTATAGGATTCTAAAGCGTCCGCATCACAGAACTGGAGACAGCTGGAAAATTTATCCGATGTACGATTGGGCACACGGAGAAAGTGATTATCTGGAGCAGGTTTCACATTCGCTTTGCTCGCTGGAGTTCGAGAACCATCGTCCGCTTTACGAATGGTACCTAAACCAAGTTTATGAGCAAGGAAAAGTGGCGCCTAAGCAAAGAGAATTTGCAAGGATGAATGTTTCTTACATGGTTACATCTAAAAGAAAACTACAACGATTGGTCGCAGAAGGTGTAACAACTGGATGGGACGATCCTAGAATGCCAACTATTTCTGGACTGAGAAGAAAAGGTTACACACCGCATTCCATCAGAAATTTTATAGATAGAGTAGGTGTTGCAAAAAGGGAAAACCTGATTGATATTCAGTTATTAGAGTTTTCTGTGAGAGAAGATCTTAATAAGATTGCGACCAGAGTAATGGCGGTTGTGAATCCGGTAAAACTTATCATAGAGAATTATCCGGATGATAAGGAAGAATGGCTGGAAACAGAAAATAATCCAGAAGATCAAAACGCTGGAACAAGGCAAGTACCGTTTTCAAAAGAACTTTATATAGAGAAAGAAGATTTTCAGGAAGAAGCAGATAAAAAATTCTTCAGATTAAAATTGGGAGGCGAAGTCCGTCTAAAATCTGGGTATATTATTAAGGCTGAACGTGTAGAAAAAAATGATAAGGGAGAAATAACTACTATTTTTGCAACTTATGATGAAGATTCTAGATCTGGAAGCGGAACAGAAGCCAGTCTGAGAAAGGTGAAGGGAACATTGCATTGGGTTTCTGCAAAACATGCATTGCCTATAGAAATCAGAACTTATGAAAGACTCTTTACATCAGAGCAGCCAGATGCGGAGAAAGATGTAGATTTTATAGAATTTATAAATCCACAATCACTTAGAGTTTCTTATGGTTTTGCTGAGCCAAGTCTGAAAGATGCAACCTTAGAAGATCATTTTCAATTTCAGAGAATTGGATATTATATCAAAGACAGGGATTCTTCTGATGAACAACTAGTATTCAATAGAACCGTGACACTGAAGGATGGTTATAAACCTTAA